From a region of the Thermofilaceae archaeon genome:
- a CDS encoding RNA 2'-phosphotransferase: MKDLRKCRICGAPVEESVHCGVATELLIRAADRVRLSKLISGVLRHFPGKLGLTLDKEGFVSLEALAEAVRKREGYEWVRVEHIVALAQADPKGRFEISGGRIRARYGHSVPVRIRYPEAYPNALLYHGTSLSKLDSIMRRGLLPMRRRFVHLTAVFEDAAARARIHSDPVVLVIDPQTMKGRVKLFHAGKHVYVAPYVPPDSIVDVIRLCRNSAPTTGGPEAAQHG; encoded by the coding sequence GTGAAGGACCTGCGGAAGTGCCGTATCTGCGGTGCTCCCGTTGAGGAGAGCGTGCACTGCGGCGTAGCAACGGAGCTGCTGATACGCGCCGCGGATAGGGTTAGGTTGAGCAAGCTGATCAGCGGGGTGCTTCGGCACTTCCCCGGGAAGTTGGGCCTCACGCTCGATAAGGAGGGGTTCGTGAGCCTGGAAGCGTTGGCGGAGGCGGTGAGGAAAAGGGAGGGGTACGAGTGGGTCCGCGTAGAGCACATCGTGGCGCTTGCGCAGGCGGACCCGAAGGGTCGCTTCGAGATCTCAGGGGGTAGGATTAGGGCCCGCTACGGTCACAGCGTTCCCGTGAGGATCCGTTACCCGGAAGCGTATCCGAACGCTCTCCTCTACCACGGTACTTCCCTATCCAAACTCGACTCGATCATGAGGCGGGGTCTTCTGCCCATGAGGAGGAGGTTCGTCCACCTCACGGCCGTCTTCGAGGATGCCGCGGCTAGAGCCAGGATCCACAGCGACCCTGTTGTGCTGGTCATCGACCCTCAGACGATGAAGGGGAGGGTCAAGCTCTTCCATGCGGGCAAGCACGTCTACGTTGCGCCCTACGTACCCCCCGATTCCATCGTGGATGTCATCCGGCTTTGCAGGAACTCAGCCCCGACGACGGGTGGCCCGGAGGCGGCTCAGCATGGGTGA